In Aedes albopictus strain Foshan chromosome 3, AalbF5, whole genome shotgun sequence, the following are encoded in one genomic region:
- the LOC134284148 gene encoding pre-mRNA 3'-end-processing factor FIP1: MADEGNEDSWLYGNANADGTNGEKEGDQPSAGDDDGDGKEHGTSMDGEMVESGGKRANKRPRSSFSDDDEHHQHDDNAMDSSDLVGKSRGGDSGRREDDFHGEEDSHLQEDESHDQDQADKPERSDGEMDTDDSDDDDDINVVIGDIKSGPSYNIIKQRGPIVPPQVAQAAPGQDKAKQPAGKFSIEEFESVGTINGVPAHEFSIDSLDEKPWRKPGADITDYFNYGFNEETWRAYCERQKRMRMHESGVGLQGLTINNPQAAQAQNNWRQGPPPPRKMMNNGIDVIGGMAMHPRPEPQDMMPRHPKENIIQVMTADRREYSRTSKFDSPMGPPPFGAPPEFYHNEPDYGDYGYEPTQESQWNQEPNWQPHGIKTLTPGPPPPMMPPGMGMPPPHMDMMPPPMQPGMNMGPPGMGPHGMRHDRGDRDRERDRGERDRDRRPRDRDREREHRRDRERDRDREPRESRESREPREREASISKPVEPVEMMERSRSEKPDRSERDSEKDKQRSSKSDRHKDRYRERSRSREKSKARRRSRSRDRERHSSRSEKKKSHRKDKEEGE, translated from the exons ATGGCTGACGAAGGTAACGAGGATAGCTGGTTATACGGCAACGCCAATGCCGACGGGACAAACGGCGAAAAAGAGGGCGATCAACCTTCTGCGggagacgacgacggcgacggaaAAGAACATGGAACGTCAATGGATGGCGAAATGGTGGAATCGGGTGGCAAGCGGGCAAACAAACGCCCCCGGAGCAGTTTCTCCGACGACGACGAGCACCATCAGCATGATGACAACGCGATGGATTCGAGCGATCTGGTCGGTAAATCTCGCGGCGGCGATTCGGGTCGGAGGGAAGACGATTTT caTGGGGAGGAAGATTCACATCTTCAGGAGGACGAAAGCCACGACCAGGATCAGGCGGATAAGCCGGAGAGGAGTGACGGCGAAATGGACACGGATgatagcgatgatgatgatgatattaaCGTCGTCATTGGGGATATAAAATCGGGACCAAGTTATAACATCATTAAGCAACGAGGTCCGATAGTTCCTCCGCAGGTGGCACAGGCAGCTCCCGGACAGGACAAGGCCAAGCAGCCGGCCGGGAAGTTTAGCATAGAGGAGTTTGAGAGCGTTGGAACTATTAATGGCGTTCCAGCACACGAGTTCAGCATAGATTCCTTGGACGAGAAACCTTGGCGAAAGCCAGGAGCGGATATTACGGATTATTTTAACTACGGTTTTAATGAGGAGACATGGAGAGCTTACTGTGAGCGTCAGAAGCGTATGCGTATGCACGAGAGCGGCGTCGGTTTGCAGGGATTGACCATCAATAATCCGCAGGCGGCACAAGCACAGAACAATTGGAGACAAGGTCCGCCGCCTCCAAGGAAGATGATGAACAACGGAATCGACGTCATTGGCGGAATGGCCATGCATCCTCGACCCGAGCCGCAAGACATGATGCCACGTCATCCGAAGGAAAACATCATTCAGGTCATGACTGCCGACCGACGCGAGTACAGTCGAACTTCCAAGTTCGATTCTCCGATGGGGCCGCCTCCGTTCGGTGCCCCTCCGGAATTTTACCACAACGAACCGGACTACGGCGACTACGGATATGAACCGACTCAGGAGTCGCAATGGAACCAGGAGCCCAACTGGCAACCGCATGGCATTAAGACGCTTACTCCGGGTCCGCCGCCACCGATGATGCCCCCGGGAATGGGAATGCCACCTCCGCACATGGACATGATGCCACCGCCGATGCAACCGGGCATGAACATGGGTCCTCCGGGGATGGGACCGCATGGAATGCGTCATGACCGTGGTGATCGCGATCGGGAGCGTGATCGTGGCGAAAGAGATCGCGACCGAAGACCGCGGGACCGTGACCGGGAACGAGAACATCGTCGGGATCGCGAGAGGGACCGAGATCGGGAGCCCCGAGAATCCCGAGAGTCACGAGAGCCCCGAGAGCGAGAAGCATCCATTAGCAAGCCGGTTGAACCGGTGGAGATGATGGAGCGGTCCCGAAGCGAGAAACCGGACCGGAGCGAGAGGGATTCCGAAAAGGACAAACAACGATCGTCCAAGTCCGATCGGCATAAGGACAG ATATCGCGAACGATCCCGCAGTCGGGAGAAGTCCAAAGCCAGGCGTCGTTCCCGTAGCCGTGACCGTGAACGTCACAGCAGTCGTTCCGAGAAAAAGAAATCACACCGAAAGGATAAGGAGGAGGGCGAATAA